The Diaphorobacter ruginosibacter genome contains a region encoding:
- a CDS encoding cell division protein FtsQ/DivIB, whose product MNDALPAPLDVRVMNMIATILFVCCAVGLLVGGGWWFLRNPAFSIGRIVVHGDLSHINPVSLRANVAPQLMGNFYTLNLQQAREVFEGVPWIRKAQVRREFPNGLAVEIQEHQARAFWGAEGSPTLVNNYGEVFEADADDDEDSRLPRLIGPDGRSLEMLQMYDRLAPAVKPLGSAIDTLALNGRGSWRMTLEGGASIEMGSGSTIDVLQRLDRFVRTVSKVAAQQGRKVDSLETADLRQMDGYALRLRGVTTVSAETAAARARTAAARATARPAAARTTTTTRTPGRNN is encoded by the coding sequence ATGAACGACGCACTGCCAGCACCTCTCGACGTCAGAGTCATGAACATGATCGCCACGATCCTGTTCGTGTGCTGCGCCGTGGGCCTGCTGGTGGGCGGCGGCTGGTGGTTCCTGCGCAATCCGGCGTTCAGCATCGGGCGCATCGTGGTGCATGGCGATCTCTCGCACATCAATCCGGTGAGCCTGCGCGCCAACGTGGCGCCGCAGCTGATGGGCAATTTCTACACGCTGAACCTGCAGCAGGCGCGCGAGGTGTTCGAGGGCGTTCCATGGATCCGCAAGGCGCAGGTGCGCCGCGAGTTCCCGAACGGCCTTGCCGTCGAGATCCAGGAGCACCAGGCGCGCGCGTTCTGGGGCGCCGAGGGCAGCCCCACGCTGGTGAACAACTACGGAGAGGTCTTCGAGGCGGATGCGGATGACGACGAGGACTCGCGCCTGCCGCGCCTGATCGGGCCGGATGGCCGCTCGCTCGAAATGCTGCAGATGTATGACCGGCTCGCTCCCGCGGTGAAGCCGCTGGGGTCGGCCATCGACACGCTGGCGCTCAACGGACGTGGCAGCTGGCGCATGACGCTCGAAGGCGGCGCGAGCATCGAGATGGGCAGCGGCAGCACGATCGACGTGCTGCAGCGGCTGGACCGCTTCGTGCGCACGGTATCGAAGGTCGCTGCGCAGCAGGGCCGCAAGGTGGATTCGCTGGAGACCGCTGATCTCCGGCAGATGGATGGATATGCGTTGCGCCTGCGCGGCGTGACCACGGTGAGCGCAGAGACGGCTGCCGCACGCGCGAGGACTGCGGCGGCGCGGGCGACCGCACGGCCGGCGGCGGCGCGCACGACGACAACGACACGCACACCCGGGCGCAACAACTGA
- a CDS encoding D-alanine--D-alanine ligase — protein sequence MSSNNKQLNIDARGLGKVAVLMGGTSAEREVSLMSGGGVLQALQSRGVDAHAFDPSLNNLCDLKAHGYDRCFIALHGRHGEDGTVQGALELLGIPYTGPGVMASSISMDKIMTKRIWRAEGLPTPDWKLVSSAAETAQAFKDLGSPMIVKPAREGSTIGLTKVTSVGQCEQAYRLASQFDPEVLCEQFIDGDETTCPILGQGHDARALPVIRIVAPEGNYDYQNKYFTDVTQYHCPSGLPEAEEREIQRLVVEAFRTLGCRGWARADIMIRKSDRKPFLLEINTSPGMTGHSLVPMSARAEGIDYPELCLRILSMASLDARQGTPKNEPQGAGAQ from the coding sequence ATGAGCAGCAACAACAAGCAATTGAACATCGATGCCCGCGGCCTCGGCAAGGTCGCCGTGCTGATGGGGGGTACGTCGGCGGAGCGGGAAGTCTCGCTGATGTCCGGCGGTGGCGTACTGCAGGCACTGCAATCGCGCGGCGTGGATGCGCATGCGTTCGACCCGTCGCTCAACAACTTGTGCGACCTGAAGGCGCATGGCTATGACCGCTGCTTCATCGCGCTGCACGGTCGCCATGGCGAGGACGGCACGGTGCAGGGCGCGCTCGAGTTGCTGGGCATTCCCTACACCGGCCCCGGCGTGATGGCTTCGAGCATCTCCATGGACAAGATCATGACCAAGCGGATCTGGCGTGCCGAAGGCCTGCCGACACCCGACTGGAAGCTCGTGTCCAGTGCCGCCGAGACCGCGCAGGCCTTCAAGGACCTGGGTTCTCCGATGATCGTCAAGCCTGCGCGCGAAGGCTCCACCATCGGCCTCACCAAGGTGACGTCGGTCGGCCAGTGCGAACAGGCCTATCGCCTCGCATCCCAGTTCGATCCGGAAGTGCTGTGCGAGCAGTTCATCGATGGCGACGAGACCACCTGCCCGATCCTGGGCCAGGGCCATGACGCCCGTGCGCTGCCCGTGATCCGCATCGTCGCCCCCGAAGGCAACTACGACTACCAGAACAAGTACTTCACCGACGTCACGCAATACCACTGCCCGAGCGGCCTGCCCGAGGCGGAGGAGCGCGAGATCCAGCGCCTCGTCGTCGAGGCCTTCCGCACCCTGGGCTGCCGCGGCTGGGCACGTGCGGACATCATGATCCGCAAGAGCGACCGCAAGCCGTTCCTGCTGGAAATCAATACATCGCCCGGCATGACGGGCCATTCGCTGGTGCCGATGTCGGCACGGGCCGAAGGCATCGACTACCCCGAGCTGTGCCTGCGCATCCTGTCGATGGCCTCGCTCGACGCACGCCAGGGCACCCCGAAGAATGAACCGCAAGGAGCCGGCGCGCAATGA
- the murC gene encoding UDP-N-acetylmuramate--L-alanine ligase has protein sequence MKHAIRHIHFVGLGGAGMSGIAEVLHNLGYMVSGSDLSDSATLRRLQQLGIRTHVGHAAANIEGANAVVTSTAVQGDNPEVLAAREKKIPVVPRALMLAELMRLRQGIAIAGAHGKTTTTSLVASVLAEAGLDPTFVIGGRLNSAGANAKLGKGEYIVVEADESDASFLNLLPVMAVVTNIDADHMETYGHDFEKLKSAFVEFLHRMPFYGTAILCVESPAVRDILPRLTRPVITYGFGEDAQVRAVDVRAVGTQMHFRVQRSGPAAGPDLDVVLNLAGMHNVLNALAAIVVAAEVDVSDEALLRGLAHFNGVGRRFQRIADLPASDGGTFDLIEDYGHHPVEMAATMEAARGAFPGRRLVMAFQPHRYSRTRDCFEDFVKVLGEADAVLLTEVYAAGEQPIVAADGRALARAVRVAGKVEPVFIDDVAELPERILSGARSGDVVMCMGAGSIGAVPAKVSEIVSGKGQSAQEGKAQ, from the coding sequence ATGAAGCACGCCATCCGTCACATCCATTTCGTGGGCCTCGGTGGTGCGGGCATGAGCGGCATTGCCGAAGTGCTGCACAACCTGGGCTACATGGTGTCGGGCTCTGATCTGTCGGACAGCGCTACGCTGCGCCGCCTGCAGCAGCTCGGCATCCGCACGCATGTCGGCCATGCGGCCGCGAACATCGAGGGGGCGAATGCCGTGGTCACCTCGACGGCCGTGCAGGGCGACAACCCCGAGGTGCTGGCGGCGCGCGAGAAGAAGATTCCCGTGGTGCCCCGTGCACTGATGCTGGCCGAGCTCATGCGCCTGCGCCAGGGCATCGCGATTGCCGGCGCCCACGGCAAGACCACGACCACCAGCCTGGTCGCGAGCGTGCTGGCCGAGGCCGGGCTCGATCCCACCTTCGTGATCGGCGGCCGATTGAACAGCGCGGGCGCGAACGCCAAGCTGGGCAAGGGCGAGTACATCGTGGTCGAGGCCGACGAGTCTGACGCATCGTTCCTGAACCTCCTGCCGGTGATGGCGGTGGTCACGAACATCGATGCGGACCACATGGAGACCTACGGGCACGATTTCGAAAAGCTCAAGAGCGCATTCGTCGAATTCCTGCACCGCATGCCGTTCTACGGCACGGCGATCCTGTGCGTGGAAAGCCCGGCGGTGCGCGACATCCTGCCGCGCCTCACGCGCCCGGTGATCACCTATGGCTTCGGCGAGGACGCCCAGGTGCGCGCCGTCGATGTGCGCGCCGTCGGCACGCAGATGCATTTCCGCGTGCAGCGCAGCGGCCCCGCGGCCGGCCCGGATCTCGACGTGGTGCTCAATCTTGCGGGCATGCACAACGTGCTCAATGCGCTCGCGGCCATCGTGGTGGCTGCCGAAGTGGACGTGTCCGACGAGGCGCTGCTGCGCGGGCTTGCCCACTTCAACGGTGTGGGGCGGCGCTTCCAGCGCATCGCCGACCTGCCGGCGAGCGATGGCGGCACCTTCGACCTGATCGAGGATTATGGCCACCATCCGGTCGAAATGGCCGCGACGATGGAGGCCGCGCGTGGGGCATTCCCGGGCCGGCGTCTCGTGATGGCGTTCCAGCCGCATCGCTACAGCCGCACGCGCGACTGCTTCGAGGATTTCGTGAAGGTACTCGGCGAGGCCGACGCGGTGCTGCTGACCGAGGTGTACGCCGCCGGGGAGCAGCCCATCGTCGCCGCCGACGGTCGTGCGCTCGCGCGCGCCGTGCGCGTGGCGGGCAAGGTGGAGCCGGTCTTCATCGACGACGTGGCCGAGCTGCCAGAGCGCATCCTGAGCGGTGCCAGGAGCGGCGACGTGGTGATGTGCATGGGCGCGGGCTCGATCGGTGCCGTGCCCGCCAAGGTGTCCGAGATCGTATCGGGCAAGGGTCAGTCTGCGCAGGAAGGAAAGGCGCAATGA
- the murG gene encoding undecaprenyldiphospho-muramoylpentapeptide beta-N-acetylglucosaminyltransferase, protein MTTATRTALIMAGGTGGHIFPGLAVAEELRARGWSVHWLGTPGSMESRIVPPKGFQLETIDFSGVRGKGLVTLALLPLRLLRAFWQALSVVRRVKPDVIVGMGGYVTFPGGMMGVMAGKPLVLHEQNSVAGMANKVLAGVADRIFTAFPNVFRKGQWVGNPLRAAFTRMPDPATRFAGRTGPLRLLVVGGSLGARALNDIVPQALALIPEQQRPQVTHQSGATQIDALRTNYETAGVQATLTPFIDDTAQAFADADLIVCRAGASTVTEIAAVGAAAVYVPFPAAVDDHQTTNARFLVDAGGGWLVQQRDLTPRGLADMIMNLQRPALLEKALKAKAMEKINATREVVTACEELAR, encoded by the coding sequence ATGACGACAGCGACACGCACCGCGCTCATCATGGCAGGCGGCACGGGCGGGCACATCTTCCCGGGACTGGCCGTGGCGGAGGAACTGCGCGCGCGCGGCTGGAGCGTGCACTGGCTCGGCACGCCGGGCAGCATGGAGTCCCGCATTGTTCCGCCCAAGGGTTTCCAGCTCGAGACCATCGATTTCTCGGGCGTACGCGGCAAGGGGCTGGTGACGCTGGCCCTGCTGCCGCTGCGCCTGCTGCGTGCGTTCTGGCAGGCACTGTCGGTGGTGCGCCGCGTCAAGCCCGACGTGATCGTGGGCATGGGGGGCTACGTCACCTTCCCCGGCGGGATGATGGGGGTGATGGCCGGCAAGCCGCTGGTGCTGCATGAGCAGAACTCGGTGGCCGGCATGGCCAACAAGGTGCTCGCGGGAGTGGCCGACCGCATCTTCACGGCGTTCCCGAACGTGTTCAGGAAGGGGCAGTGGGTGGGCAACCCCCTGCGCGCGGCATTCACCCGCATGCCCGATCCCGCCACCCGGTTTGCCGGGCGCACGGGACCGCTCAGGCTGCTGGTGGTCGGTGGCAGCCTGGGAGCGCGGGCGCTGAACGACATCGTGCCGCAGGCGCTTGCCCTGATCCCCGAGCAACAGCGTCCGCAGGTGACCCACCAGAGCGGTGCGACGCAGATCGATGCGCTGCGCACGAACTACGAAACGGCGGGCGTGCAAGCCACGCTCACGCCGTTCATCGACGACACCGCGCAGGCGTTTGCCGACGCGGACCTGATTGTCTGCCGCGCGGGCGCCAGCACCGTGACCGAGATCGCGGCGGTCGGTGCCGCTGCCGTGTACGTGCCGTTTCCCGCCGCCGTCGACGACCACCAGACCACGAATGCGCGGTTCCTGGTCGATGCGGGCGGTGGCTGGCTGGTCCAGCAGCGCGACCTCACGCCGCGCGGACTGGCGGACATGATCATGAATTTGCAGCGCCCTGCGCTGCTGGAGAAGGCGCTGAAGGCCAAGGCTATGGAAAAGATCAACGCCACCCGCGAGGTGGTGACCGCATGTGAGGAACTGGCACGATGA
- the ftsW gene encoding putative lipid II flippase FtsW produces the protein MTADVERPSLWQRLASPFGGLFGGLPAKAADVLPVRIGGTEYRQTAATPARMVGFDQALLWVVIFLLAWGVVMVYSASIAMPDNPRFGNIEHYHFVKRHVLSLLIGFFCAWFTFKIPMKLWERYAPWMFVVAILLLVAVLIPHVGTVVNGARRWLSLGFMNFQPSELAKLAVVIYASDYMVRKMEVKERFFRAVLPMAISVAVVGALLLAEPDMGAFMVIAVVAMGILFLGGVNARMFFLIAAVLLLAFACMVWFSDWRRERIFAYLDPWSEKHALGKGYQLSHALIAIGRGEIFGVGLGGSVEKLHWLPEAHTDFLLSVIGEEFGLMGVLILIVAFLWLTRRIMHIGRQAIALDRVFSGLVAQGIAMWIGFQSFINMGVNLGALPTKGLTLPLMSFGGSAVLMNLVALAVVLRVDYENKVLMRGGRV, from the coding sequence ATGACGGCCGATGTGGAACGCCCGAGCCTGTGGCAACGTCTTGCCAGCCCGTTTGGCGGCCTGTTCGGCGGCCTTCCAGCGAAGGCGGCGGACGTGCTGCCGGTGCGCATCGGCGGCACCGAATACCGTCAGACCGCCGCAACGCCGGCGCGCATGGTGGGATTCGACCAGGCGCTGCTGTGGGTCGTGATCTTCCTGCTCGCATGGGGCGTGGTGATGGTGTACTCGGCATCGATCGCGATGCCGGACAACCCGCGCTTCGGCAATATCGAGCACTACCACTTCGTCAAGCGCCATGTGCTGTCGCTGCTCATCGGCTTCTTCTGCGCATGGTTCACCTTCAAGATCCCGATGAAGCTCTGGGAGCGCTATGCGCCGTGGATGTTCGTCGTCGCTATCCTGCTGCTGGTCGCGGTGCTGATACCGCACGTGGGTACCGTGGTGAATGGCGCGCGCCGCTGGCTGTCGCTGGGTTTCATGAACTTCCAGCCGTCGGAGCTCGCCAAGCTGGCCGTCGTGATCTATGCATCCGACTACATGGTGCGCAAGATGGAGGTGAAGGAGCGTTTCTTCCGCGCCGTGCTGCCGATGGCCATTTCGGTCGCCGTGGTCGGCGCGCTGCTGTTGGCCGAGCCCGACATGGGGGCCTTCATGGTGATCGCCGTCGTCGCCATGGGCATCCTGTTCCTGGGTGGCGTGAACGCCCGCATGTTTTTCCTGATCGCGGCCGTGCTGCTGCTGGCCTTCGCCTGCATGGTGTGGTTCTCCGACTGGCGCCGTGAGCGCATCTTCGCGTACCTCGATCCGTGGAGCGAGAAGCACGCACTCGGCAAGGGCTATCAGCTCTCGCACGCGCTGATCGCGATCGGCCGTGGCGAGATCTTTGGTGTCGGCCTGGGCGGCAGCGTGGAGAAGCTGCACTGGCTGCCCGAGGCGCACACCGACTTCCTGCTGTCGGTGATCGGCGAGGAGTTCGGCCTGATGGGTGTGCTGATCCTGATCGTCGCCTTCCTCTGGCTCACGCGCCGCATCATGCACATCGGCCGCCAGGCGATCGCGCTGGACCGTGTGTTCTCCGGACTCGTGGCGCAGGGCATCGCGATGTGGATAGGTTTTCAGTCATTCATCAACATGGGCGTGAACCTGGGCGCTCTGCCCACCAAGGGGCTGACCCTGCCGCTGATGAGCTTTGGAGGATCGGCGGTGCTGATGAACCTGGTGGCGCTGGCGGTGGTCCTGCGCGTCGACTACGAGAACAAGGTCCTGATGAGAGGAGGCCGCGTATGA